Genomic DNA from Chelonia mydas isolate rCheMyd1 chromosome 6, rCheMyd1.pri.v2, whole genome shotgun sequence:
TACTGCTGcctcctcccatctctccctAAAATTACTCCCCTGACTGGGGACGGTGGACGTGCCATCCCCATAGCCGTTAGGGACCAGCACTGTGCTTGGCTGTCCCCTGTCACAGAAcgagcagcccctgccccgcgGTGCTCccaggctgaggcacagagaagatgGCTGTGTTTGAATGATCCTGCACCTGTTGCTGCCAGTGGGAGGAGGTGCCAGGTCAGGCAGGACGTGCTGGCTGGCTGATGGCACATGGATTTAGCTCCACTCATGATTAAGTTGGAGGGCTGGGAAAACCGGGTGAGCAGAGGGAGTTCGGAGGAACTTAATCTCTCTCCTCAGTGACTGCTGTGGTCTGGAGCCCTGCCGTTTCAGCTCTTTGCCTTCAGCATCTGTGTTCAGGGCCGCAGGTGTCTCTGCTGTGACCATGAGGTGGGGCATCTATTTTCCATTAGGCCTGTGGCAGAGAAATGGTTTGCCATGGGGGGAAGCAGCGTGGATTCACAGCATTTCTTTTTCTGATTATTCGTCATAATTGTGACACTTTCTGgggtacccagggctgtgaggcacctCGCTGTCATCTGTCCTCAGGGTGAGGAAATCTTGTCTGTGCCTGTGGTGTGTCAGCTCTCTGTCTCCACCAGCCTCTAGCAACACAAACACTCCCCTCCAAGCTTCTGCCGCCCTCATTTTCTctctgcaggttagcaataggcaccCCAACCTCCCTGTCCTCCGAGCATCCACTGTAgagtccagcccctgctccactggacgctcacagaattaccaggcctgctgtcCCAAGGCTGACTACACAGCTCTTCTAAATACACAGCACTTACATGTATTcccagtgaaaacaagaatacatttattttcaaagagcAGAGAGACAAGTGacagtaagaatattggaaacaaatggttgtATAATACAAAATCACAATACGATTTCTAGAGACTAAACGTAATGAACAAGTTACCCTCTTGTCTAAAGCAGCTCATCTCACCCACAGTTCtctccagcattttcaaccaagcctggttgagGTTCCTTTCTCATGACGTAAacttgcccctcccctccccacatgggTTTCTCCTGGGGGTTGTTGAGAGCGGCACTGGGGGATAAGGCACCTAGCATCTCAGCCAGGTACCCTGTGGTCTGGGCTCTCTCATCTCCTTGGCCTCTCCCAGAGCTGAGTGCTCGTGCTTCTGAACCTCTCCAGTGTTTGGGCTGAGATGTTCCCAGGGGCTTCTGCAGTGTCGTCTCGGCGCTAAAGAGACTGCAAAGGAGGATTCCATTCCATATGGGCCAGAGAAGAGGCCAGGCCACTGTGGGTCCCAGCCAAGGAGTGTGCTAACAGGATCATGTCCATACCTTTCTCTGCGTTCTctttgaacctggcccttgtgtTTCCGTTTAGCCCATAGTTGTCCGGCATCACTGGGTGCACCGGAGACGCCAGGAAGGGAAGTGCCGGCAGTGTGGAAAGGTGAGAAGGGCTGAAGAAAATCCAAGGttaggtggggaaggggaaggtgataGGTGTGGGGAACACAGAGAGGAACCACTTGGAGCACAACCCCTGCTGGGAGGGAGCAGCCCCCTCACAGCCAGTGATCCTGTATTCTCTATATTGCTGCCTACAGGCAGCACAGATATCTCCGTCGATCCCTACGTTCATCCAGTCATAGGATTTCCACACAAACTGATCTCCTTTGTCCTTGGTTCCAGAGATGCTTGTCCCAAGCATGCTGAATTCTCTCGTgccagggctgtgggtggggaacTGTCCAACTGAGACCTGAGCTTCACTGGCTGCAGAAGGACCCTAGTTGCTAACATCTTGCATAGCTGGGGAGCCGCTGTTCCCCTTCCTGTGGGCCCCTCGCTGCACTGCGGAGAGTTGTCAGGAGCTTCACGACCCGCCTCCTTCCCTCCGCAGGGTTTCCAGCAGAAGTTTGCCTTTCACAGCAAGGAGATTGTAGCCATCAGCTGTTCCTGGTGTAAGCAAGCGGTGAGTGCAGCCCTACCCTGAGTTAATGGCCTAATGACTTCTGATGGCCAAGTACGTTCTAGTGCAAACTgcaagctccccacagctgctgctcctgccccatacCCTGCAGCACCTCTTACGGAGAGAGGCTGGGATTGGAGTACCTGGGAATGCCTCTCACAGCCGGAATTCCCGCCCTTTCCCTGCAATGCCTCCTGTTGGGAGCCCTCACGTTGTTAGGCTCCTGCCACATTTcctacagtgccccctgctgggggcaggtgtgctgtgtgtgttcagagctgggctccccagGCCAGGCTTCAGCAAGCGAGTGCTGCGTTCTCTCTCCCTCGCAGTACCACAGTAAGGTGTCATGCTTCATGCTGCAATGCATCGAGGAGCCGTGCTCGTTGGGGGCTCATGCTGCTGTTGTCGTCCCTCCGACCTGGATTCTGCGGGTCCGGCGCCCCCAGGTGAGTTGCTCCCTCAGGCTTCGCTCCTGTTTAATCAGCAACTCCTGCTCAACTGGCAGCTGGTGATGTGGTTTTTCTCCTTTGCTAGAATCCACTGAAGTCCAGTAAGAAAAAGAAGAGGACGTCATTCAAGCGGAAATCCAGCAAAAAGGGGGCGGAGGTCAGTGAATGAGGCCTGCGTTGACTGGGAATTggtgggcaggggagtgggagttGGAGAGGGAAGATCGCTGGTCACAGGGTATGGTCTGAGACATGGAGCAGAGAAAAATGAGGTGGAGGGAAGGTGCTGGGTTATGAGGGTCATTTGCAATTGTAAGATATCTCGGAGGGGtgtttaaaaagagaacagaaaggcTGGCATGTGGATCCCACTCCCACTGGAGCTGAGAGGGTAGATCCCAGTGCTAGGGCCCTTGGGGTAGCTGGAATGTTCAGTATTTTGTCTCCATTTCAGACCTTAGTGACTTTAAATTTTAGTTGCAGGCAAGAGCTTGTGTTTCCCATGTTTGTTGATGGTGTTGTGGTGTCTCTTGCAGGAGGGGCGATGGAAACCCTTTGTCATCAAGCCTACGCCAGCCCCACTCATGAAGCCCCTGCTGGTGTTTGTGAACCCCAAGAGTGGTGGGAATCAGGTATGGACACTTTTCCGACATGTTCCTGGATAGCCAGCTCCATAGACGCCTCGCATCCCAACTGCTGAGAATCCAGCATATTCGGTGATATCTCAGCTGCAAATACAGAAGCAGGCAGTGTGATGCCAGCTTACTCCCTGGCATCTCCTCTTGAGGCCAGGCCTTGCCTGACTGTCCAGGACTACAGATTCCCATCACCTCTAAgaccctgcttcctccccaccttccccctcccactatTGGGATTGTCTGTATCCTATTTCCTGAAGTCTTTCATCCTTTTAGGGAGCCAAGATCATCCAGTCCTTCATGTGGTATCTCAACCCACGGCAAGTCTTTGACCTCAGCCAGGGCGGCCCCAAAGAGGCGTGAGTACTGACTCAGGGAACCCCATCCCCCTTCTCCCACTGTCTCCCCCAGTAGGAGCCTTGGCCCCTTCTCTTCCAGCTGGCCACTAGTGAGGGACTGAGGCCCTAGGAAAGGCCCTTGGGAAGAGCTGTGTGACTGGATACCCATTGTAGGTTCAAAGCCTGGGAAGTGTCTCTGGGGACTGATCCCTTTTCACTTCCCTGTCAGTCCTGGCTCCCTTATGTTTCCAGGAAGAAGAATGATCGAATGGttaaggcacagggctgggagccaggactcctgggttctattcccagcctgTTCTGTGACCTGGGGCCAGTCCCATTCCCTCTCTATACCAGCATCTCtctatctgtacaatggggataaagatCCTGACTTCCTTTTCCAGGGGCCTGTGAAGATAAGCTCATTACAGTGTGTCAAATGCCATGAGGCTGTAGGGTATCCAGGATTGTGACTCCTCCAATGGACAACCTGAGAGAGGAACCCATTGTAAACACTGGCCAGTGCAGTCCCAGCTTCAAGTGTCTTCGGTGATTCTCCCACCTTTCCCTGATCCCCTCCACTTTCTGCTTCCCTGCAGGCTGGAGATGTATCGGAAAGTGCACAACCTGCGGATCCTGGCATGCGGTGGGGATGGCACGGTGAGTGACCCTGACCTCTCACTGAGTTATCAAGGGATGTGGCTGGTGCCTTTATCCAAACCCCTTGCCCTTCCAGGATAGGTGGCGGCTTCCTTTCTCTAATTTAGAGGTGGGCAAAATTGGTCCCCCAAGTTCTATACTGTGGCTCACAGCCCCTAGTGACTATAGGTCCCAGCTTGCCATACTCCATCTTCATCTCAGAAGCTAGCTGCATGGTATGCTGGGGCCAGTAGTCTTTGTGGGCTACGTCTCCATACTAGAGATGAGGGCGACTGTAATGGTCTTTTGATGCCGTTTAGGtgcagcccttgagctcctgacGAGCTGCTGGCGCAGCCCTCAGCTGGGCAAAGTTTGGGAGCTAGAGTGAGTTCAGGCTTCCCCCATCTAAGCTCTGTCTGCAGCACTCCTGGAAGATTAACACTCTTGCTCCCAGTGTAGGTTAGGCATAGGCATGATCAGCCTTTGGGGCAAACAGCAGTGGGGATTCTCAACCCCATGGGTCCTAGCAGAATCCACCGTACAGGGACATTGACACATACTAGGGCACCAACATGCTGTGAACTGCATGAGATGTCACCTCTGGGGAGCCTCACTCGCTTGCcatttggggtggggcaggtatTTCCCCAGAACATTGGGTCAAAAGATGGGGTTTGTCCCCTCTGTCTGGAGCACTGACGGTTATTGGCTGAGCATCTCCTGTaatggctggggagtgggggcagggggcgccAGTCTCCATGTCCTCCTCATCTCTGGCTCTTGGTAACACTCTCTACCCCCTCAAGCTGATCACCTCATAGGTCTCTGAAGTAACCAGTTGCTTCTTTGGTGtctgtcctgtttggccaggtgggGTGGATCCTCTCCATCCTGGACCAGTTACGTCTGAATCCCCCTCCTCCTGTAGCCATCCTCCCTCTGGGGACAGGGAATGACCTGGCCAGGACTCTGAACTGGGGTGGGGTAAGTgtctcggggggagggggcagagaggggtacttgccctgggcgggggggtgCTCATAGGGCCTTGCTCTCTGGTACTATTGGCTCCCGAGCTTGGGCACAGGTggttggaggggaggagggatctGAGTTGTGATGGCAGGACAGAGGTTTGATGTGTCGGGGAAGGGGAGCTAAGCCTCTGGGTTCAGGGTTGTGGgtggggagctgagctcttttctCTGGCATGGGGAGTTTTCCCACTTGCACTCCATGCGCGGCCATCTCAGAGCGGTGCACGGTGTGCCCAAGAGTTCCCAGCAGAGGAGGTGAGTGCAGCGAGGGGCGGTTGTGGCTGGATGTGGTAAGGGCTACGTGCTGGAGGTGTGGCATAGATGCCACAGGGCTGGGACTGGCCCGTGGCTGACACATGGGGATCCCTGTGGTGTATGCATCACTCAGAGGACTGGTCTCTCTCCAGATCACCTTTGCCCCCACCAGTGACATCAGCTGTAAATAGGAATCCACCCCCTTGGGAGAAGTAACTAATTGTGCCACCTGGCAAGCCGCTGTGGTGGGCTGGGAGTCACTGTGGAAAGCACCCCCTGGTCACAGAGACTGAGCCTCTTAGGCTGCAGGTTACACAGTGGCAAATCCTGGCCCTATGTACCCTGTGTTCTCCCCACTCTTTGCTTTGGGCCACCTGGCCGtgcagccccctcacccccctccccctccctctggttAGGGGAGTCAGGTTGGGCGGCTCACTGAGCTCCACTTTGGCCCACAGGGTTACACGGACGAGCCCTTGTCAAAGATCCTCTCTCATGTGGAGGAGGGAAACATTGTGCAGCTTGACCGCTGGAATCTCCAGGTGGAGCCAAACTCCGAGGTGAACCCTGAGGAAAAGGACGAGACGGCCACAGACAAGGTGAGACACACACAGTGCTTCTCCATCTATCCCCAGCTCAGACAGCACTCTGCTCCTCAGGGAGTGTTTTTCCCCCCCGTTTCCGCTTTCTCTCCTCATGGCTCAGGGGCCCCTCCCTGCTTCCCATCTGGGAGAAGCTGCCCCATGGGCTAGTGGCAGCCAGAGCTGGCCCAAAGGTGCAGGTCTGGAAGAGGCTTGGAGGATTGCAACCATTCCTTTGGCTCAGAGACCCCGAGAACAGCAAGCGTCTCAAGGAGCAGAGATTGTCTGGCTGCTTGGTGAGCCAGCAGTGACCCTGTAAGAAGGGGTACTGAGCAGCTGGAATGGGGTTTGGTGGAGAGGAGACATCCCTGCTTCTCTGGAAAACTCTCTCTGGGGATCCTGAAGGTTCCTGTGGAAACAGGCTCCAACCCCTGATGCATTTGGCACAGAGAAAGCGTCCGCTGCACTGCAGTTGCCACTCCTTTCCACCCTAGGTGCTGACCTGGGCTGGACACTGCATCCACATTGCCTGTGTGGATGCTGAGCCTGGGCTGAGGGCTGAGCATGGATGTGCTCAGggcaacagaaagggctattCCGTCCCCCTCAGTGTATCCCTCTTTCAGGCCAATAGCCCCCTCTGTCTCAGTTATTCCCTCCGCCTCCCTCTGCTGGCAGCGGCCCCTGTACATGGCTAGTGAAGTGTGGTCTCTCCCTTGCAGTAACTCTACATTCCTAGCCCCATGTCTGGGCACCACAGTTCTCAgcctcctccttttcccttttcAGCTTCCCCTCGATGTCTTCAATAACTATTTCAGCCTCGGCTTTGATGCTCGCGTGACACTGGAGTTCCACGAATCTCGAGGTAGGTGGGAGCTGGAGTAGAGCTGTCTGGTGCCCTCTGTACaaagctgtggggctgggctgtAGCGTGGGAGACTCTTGGGATTTAGAgggaggagtgagcaggggggaAGCAGGTTTATAACCTGGAGGTACCCGCTGCTTGGTCAGTTGAAACACTTTGTGCTAGGGAGATGGCAGAGAGAGAACCaacaggggagagggtggggggaactgaCCAGGAAGAGGGTGGGAACAACCAGGTAggggagaggaagctgcagaGAGTGTGCGAGTGAATGGGAGGAAGAAACTGAGGAGTGTGAGAGGCAGCTGGGGAGGCTGGTTTGCAAGCCTGGGAGAGTGAGGTGAAGCTGGGGCGACAGGCGGCTGAGTTGCTCCTggcagtgagtgagtgagtgacacTAACGTCtgtcttccttttttttctcctctttccctagAGGCCAATCCAGAGAAATTTAACAGCCGGTTTCGGAATAAAATGTTCTATGCTGGGGTGAGTGTGTGGGACTCCTTGGAGATGAGCGCTGTCTGTCTAAGCTCCAGCTACTCTTAGAGATTTCCAAAGCGGCTTTCTCTGGGTAGCTACAAACGGGGTGTCTGAACTATAAGGACTCGGCTCTTTTAATCTCCCCATCAGTCTGTCCCTTTAGCCCCTGATAATTGTtttagctcttctctgaactcctccCACTAGCTTTCTTGTACTGAGGGGCCTGGGCCCAAACACAATGTCCCAGTCTGGACTTCTCCAGACCTGTATTAGAGGGTGATTATCCGCTCCCTGCCCTGGGATGAGGTCTCCGCATATGCAGTCCCCAGGTTGCATTAGCCTTTGTAAAACCCTATCGCAGTGCAGACCCCTGCCtaatttttctcttccccttgAGTCTTGGTTGCTTCTGCTTCCCAGAGCTGTCCCTCCCATTGAGGATCTGGGTTTGGGGGATTAGCTGTATTACCTAGATTGCATGTCATATTGTTTCATGCCCTCTCAGAACTACCTCGCACTGAGGAGGCTGGTGTCTTGCTCCTGTATTGGGCCCAATAACTTTTGTTTGGCCATATTTTCTCACAGCCAGAGAATGAATTTGCATTCTGTGCCCCAAGTACTGCGTCCCACCTGGAGAAGGAGGGGCTGCAAGTTAGGACAGAAGTCCATTGTCAGAGCTGGGTTATCATGGGGTGCatcaggtcaggagtgaggtgcatCTGCAGCCCTTTATCAGGAGGGGGAATTTGCCAAAGGTGCAGTGAGGCCTGGAAGAGGATTTGCCCAATCTCGAGGGCTTGACTTGAGACTCAGTAAAGCATGAAGGGTCCATGCGATCCAGCTGCTACTCAGGGACGCAGTCTCCAGGCACTGACCTTGTCTCTTGTGTTGGCAGACGGCATTTTCTGACTTTCTCACGGGCAGCTCCAAAGACTTAGCGAAGCACGTCAAAGTGGTGGTGAGTGTCTGGAGAGGAGGGGCTGAGACCGTTCCCTGGGAGCGGTGGGGATTGGTGAATCCGGGGCATCATTCCTTTAGGGGTAACAGTAACTGGTACCGCAGTGGCTGAGGCAGCTTTTGCAGGGCGACAACTCCCACTCAGAAGGCAACGGGGAGTTCATTCCCCCCAGAGTacgagggctgggctgggcccctcTCCTTCAGCCAGCCTGGGTGTCTGACTGTCCGTCTGTCTGTTTTCAGTGCGACGGGACAGACCTGACGCCCAAGATCCAGGACCTGAAGCCCCAGTGCCTTGTCTTTCTGAACATTCCAAGGTGAGTGGCTCCTGCACCCCTGGATGCTGAGCAGCCCGGGCTCCCTGCCCGGTGTGTTTGAGGAGCCCTCCCGTTGGTCCCAGGTGGTACTCTGCTCCCGTTGTGTCTCTGCAGGTACTGCGCGGGCACCATGCCCTGGGGCAACCCCGGGGAGCACCACGACTTCGAGCCCCAGCGCCATGACGATGGCTGCATTGAGGTCATCGGCTTCACCATGACATCCCTGGTAAATCAGCTCAGCCACTGGCAGCAGGCAAGGGAGTTGCAGGTTCTGGCCctgctgccctgcaccttgcCTGCCCCCCCACAGTTCCCGACCCTGCGACCTTGACTTGAAATCCACCTGTGCCTGAGAGCTCCTCGCGGCACCCATCCTCTGAGCCAGTGGGACCTTCCAGTCTGCAGACAGCATGGCTCAGTGTAGTCAGGAGCAGGACCCTGGAGGTGCACCCCCAGGTTTAGCTTGTGGGGACTTCTGCCAGGAACAGTGGAGCCCTTGTGTGCAGGACAGCAGAGCAGCCCTCCCTAGAACGCTCACCAACCTGCGCCCTGTGCCTGGGTGGCTAGTGGTGGGAGAGAACTCAGACACCGTAAGCCTTGTTTGCTGGGGTCTTTGGTTGCCTCTGCATCCTCtcacctgcctccccacccacGGCCTCTCCAGAGTTGAGACACCTGTGAGGACTCCAGCGTGTGCTGGTCTTTGTGGATTCCTTCTGCCGTGGGACTGAGCTGAGCCCTTCCAAGCTCAGTTGGCTTGTGACTCCACTCGGTGTTggatgctgctgctctgaggtATGACGCGGGAGCCTTTTCGCCACAGGCAGCCCCACTGTAACCCTGGTTTTGTTTGCAGGCTGCCTTGCAAGTAGGCGGACATGGAGAGCGGCTGCACCAGTGCCGGGAGGTGATGCTCACCACGTCCAAGGCCATTCCTATGCAGGTGGATGGGGAGCCATGCAAGCTGGCAGCCTCCTGTATTCACATCTCCCTGCGCAACCAAGCCAATATGGTGCAGAAGACCAAGCGACGCAACTCCATGCCCCTGCTCAATGAGTACGTTCACCTGGCTTAAGGCAACCCTGGGGGCCCCAAACCCAGCAACTTGTCCAATCTGCGTCAGTTCCTCAGGGCATGGGGGTGGTACCAATCCAAGAGGGCATTATTCACCCATTTATCCAGGGTGGCCTCTCCCGGCTCTTCACACTTCACAGTCGCCTCCAAGAGGCGTGAGCAGGGAGCCTTCCAAAGGATCTCTGGGCAACACTGGAAGGAGAGTGAGAGGAGGCTTGAGTTATGGCAGCCATCCGGTGTGGAAAATGAAGCCTTTAACTGTTGTCACCTGCTGCTGGGACTGGGTTAGCAAGGAGTTCTGCCACACTGCCTGCAGCACCACTCCCTGTGGGAGTCAAGTACTGGAGTGGCTGGGGACGTCACCCCATGTCCCTAGCCTGCCACACCAGTGCTCCTCCCATTCTGCTTACGGCACCACTTGCTGGGAGAGACAAGTACTGGATAGCCGGGAGCTCCCTAAGACAGTGCTCTTGCCTAGCTTCCTCAGTTGCCTCTTGCTGGAGAAGGCTGGGCTACTGTAGCTACGAGCTTCTGCCTACATCTATAGGGCCTCCTTTCTAACCCCtgcccttctcctcctgcctgcATGCAGCCAGCAACCAGTGCCCGAGCAGCTGCGAATCCGGGTGAACCGAATCAGCATGCACGACTATGAGGCACTTCACTATGACAAGGAGAAGCTCAAGGAAGCCTGTGAGTGACCAGCCTGGGTGCCTGGGGGCTTTGGGAATGTGCTATCCCAGGGGGTGATGGGTGAGGCCTCCTTGAGCACTTTGGGCCATAGACAGAGCTGTGGGCGGCTGCAGCTCTGCCGTAATGAAGCCATGATCTGCAGATGGAATGTTGCGTGCTTGAAGTGTAGTCTCCATGGGTGGCCGTGGTCAGCCCCATTTTATACAAAGTGGCCATGCCATGCTGTTCTTGTCATGTCTCTGGTGCTGTCCTCAGCTGGGCAGTGGCCGTGCTGTCTCAGGGGCTCAGTGACGGGAGGACTGGCAGCAGGCAGCTCCTTGAGATGTCTCTGCTTTGCTTTCAGCTGTGCCCCTGGGGATCATTGTGGTTCCGGGAGATAGTGACCTGGAGGTCTGTCGGACCCACATCGAGAGGCTGCAGAAGGTGAGGCACTGCAGGTGGCGTGGGTGATGGCGGGAACTGATCGTTGAGGGGAGGGAGGCACAGGAGAGGTCTCTCCTGACCCCTGGTTATTGTAACCTCGCACACAGTTGGCATTCTGAACATCCAGCATTGGCCTTTGATGGAGACCGGATCCcaggctagagggaccattgatCTGTTGAGTCTGACAGCTCCTGTGTATCGGCCTCACTATTTCCCTTTTTGCCATCCTGCTCACCCTGCCCTCTAGCCCTCCCCAGAGTGTTGGGCAaggagaggctgctaggcaggtAGAAAGAGAAGGCTTTTGTCCTGCACTGAAGTATGTTCCACAAGATCTTAGTCCTTCCCCCAAACCTGGGTACACTGCAAAGTCAGTCTCCCCTGTGTTGGGtgtccctttctctcccctcttgcaCTAGTGGGAGCTCCTTCTCAGCCCTCACCTCTCGGGGGCAGAGGGTTCTGCTTCTCCCCAGTGCCCGTGGGGTTATGCTTTTCCCTACCTCCTGGAAGGGATTTGGCCTCACCTGGAGGGGCCCTGCACAGCCTGAAAGTGGGCTCCTTGTGGCCTAGGAAGTGCTGAAGGATCCCTGTCTGGTTTGAGTCAGTGACCACAGAGAGGGGAGCAATCTACCGTGTTTAATTACAGAGCGTATTATGCAGGCTGGCATGAAGGGACCTGCCTATCCCTCTCTCTTGTGTCTGCATTTCTGATGGCCCCTTCCCTGCAGTGGCTGAGTAGGGTGTCCAGGAAGGGGGACACTCGCAGGCAGGTGGCTGGACAACCATGGTGATGGGTTTGGTGAGGGCCTAGCATCTCTGCCCTTACCGAGTCCCATCCCTCTCATAAAGTCACGTGAAGCAACTATGGCCACAACATGGGgaagttcctgcagctggagggggtgggggttctaGAGAGTGGCCTGGCCTGTCTCCTGGCTGATGCTTTAGATGACATGTTTGAGCACATAGAAGCTGGGCAGCTTGGGACACGTAGCTCTTGGTTTCAGCTGCAACCTTTCTCCCCTCTTTCTTGTTCCATCTGGAGCATGTCATCACTAAACTCTGAACCCAGCTGCAtgtccctgggctgcagggactggGAATGCATAGGCCCGAGGCCCCTCATGCAGGAGGGGACACAGAACAGGCTCTGCTGAGGCAGAATGGGGGCAGCTGAATGAATGTGGtaacccacccccttccctcttcGCAGGATTTTCTTCCATGCCCTTCTTCTTTACAGTGCCTGCTCCTTCAGGTGTGTATCAcccgcctccctcccctccctgggggtCTCTGTCATGTACATGGTGCCAGTCTTGTGGGCTTGTTTGGACACCTCCCCAGTGAATTTGGTGTATTGTTTGGACACCTCCACAGCTGCACCCCATGCCATGCCTGTGTTCTCCACCCCTTGTGCCATGCCCCTATGTGCCCCACTGTCTCCGTGCCACACCTGGGTGCAAACTGCTTCTGTCAAAGGGCCATAAATCTGAGCCTGTCTGAAGGCCCAGTGCAGGAATGAACCCAGGAAAGGTTGGGGGGAACGACAAGGAGCTGGGAAACGTCACTGTCCTCTCTTTGTGCAGGAAGAGGATGGAGCCAAATTAAAGACGCTTTCATCTCAGAAGCTGTCTCCCAAGTGGTGTTTCTTAGACTGTGAGTATCCTTTCCATACAGTACAGTAGCACTGGTCTGCCCTGGGAAGTGGGGTCGAGCCCTGATCTGCCCTAGGGATGTAGCAAAAGTCCCAAACCAATGATGCCGCCTGGGAACGCTCGTTCCCTGGGATACGCTGACCGGCTCGACCCATGGCAGCATTTCCATCAGCCTGGTGCTATCTGCATTTGGCTCCCCGGCAGTCAGGCAGTTGCCCCATTACTTTTTGCTCAGTTTGTTTGGGTGCCTGAGTGCGGCAGCTTTGAGCTGAGGGGAATATGCCTTCCCTGCCCTCAGAGCAGCAGATGTGCCCAGTGTCACTGGTCATGTGAATCCAGCAGACTGCCAGCTGTGGAGTGTTTATTAACAGCACACCTGGCCTCAAGTCCTTACTCCTGGCCTGTGCATGGAGCAGGCTCTCCAGGATTGGGCTGAGCTGCTGTGCCTGTGTCTGATGGACAGGGGGCTCCCTCAGGCTGGGAACACATCCTCAGTGAGGCACTGCAGAATCTTCTGTGCCCATCgggagtgggctctgggtgcAGCCACTGGATACATTCTGTGCCTGGCTGACACCGACTGGCTTTTTCATGCAAACAGCTTCTCCTTCCCAGTACTCGGGGTGCTACCCCAGTCAGAAGGACCCACTGTTCTCCCTCTGTATGGGGGAGAGGACTACCAGTGGCACTCCAGCCACATGATTTCCAAGGGGAGTTTCCTAACTACAGATAACACTGTGGTCTTTAATAGCGCACGTGAGTACTGCTAGCCCTGTACTAAGTGTTTGGAGCATAGGTGGTTGAGGGAGAAGTGAATTAGGAGCCCTGCTCCTGAAAAATAAGTCCAGTGCGATAATGACAAGTCAGTGTGGGCCAGAGGGGAAGCgggccagggagagggagggtgaaAACTGAGAGCTGGGCCCAGATTCTCCCAGCAGGAGGTACTGCAGTGAGTAGTGTTGGAG
This window encodes:
- the DGKZ gene encoding diacylglycerol kinase zeta isoform X18; its protein translation is MAEAPRSWRGCVSAREDGGTKGNPQGAAREGSVGLMPPAGLQLYQDLDPQLDEMRGVRVADSPAARAQMEEQFLNLAFRKQVSYRKAIAKSGLQHMVTQPNPTLALRSESERQIRSTVDWSETAIYGEHIWFETSGSGDFCYVGEQNCVAKMLQKPLTRRKCAACKIVVHTPCIEQLEKINFRCKPSFRESGSRNVREPIVVRHHWVHRRRQEGKCRQCGKGFQQKFAFHSKEIVAISCSWCKQAYHSKVSCFMLQCIEEPCSLGAHAAVVVPPTWILRVRRPQNPLKSSKKKKRTSFKRKSSKKGAEEGRWKPFVIKPTPAPLMKPLLVFVNPKSGGNQGAKIIQSFMWYLNPRQVFDLSQGGPKEALEMYRKVHNLRILACGGDGTVGWILSILDQLRLNPPPPVAILPLGTGNDLARTLNWGGGYTDEPLSKILSHVEEGNIVQLDRWNLQVEPNSEVNPEEKDETATDKLPLDVFNNYFSLGFDARVTLEFHESREANPEKFNSRFRNKMFYAGTAFSDFLTGSSKDLAKHVKVVCDGTDLTPKIQDLKPQCLVFLNIPRYCAGTMPWGNPGEHHDFEPQRHDDGCIEVIGFTMTSLAALQVGGHGERLHQCREVMLTTSKAIPMQVDGEPCKLAASCIHISLRNQANMVQKTKRRNSMPLLNDQQPVPEQLRIRVNRISMHDYEALHYDKEKLKEASVPLGIIVVPGDSDLEVCRTHIERLQKEEDGAKLKTLSSQKLSPKWCFLDSTTADRFYRIDRAQEHLNYVTEISQDELFVLDPELVITHTVGTSPAIPDLVDLSSTPTGHHFAFPSSSSSPPSSPALSSEAGGCPCHEDNALIAAAKSNDFQKFRELHQAGGDLMMRDSSGQTVLHHAVKSGSKEIVKYVIENAPAEILDATEDENGETSLHQAAALRQRTICHYIVEAGASLMKTDLQGDTPKHRAEKANDPDLAAYLEHRQHYQMIQREDQETAV
- the DGKZ gene encoding diacylglycerol kinase zeta isoform X7, with the translated sequence MDTFFKRHFRRKVSSLGFQRASVVSVPTGKARRRSMVGMPSASLAQCRRRSSTQLQSVSCLGSPDKGSLSPRRRSSTTPPHLSPRFAVQKKRGGQVRTIDTQLMGPSMLLASLIQVSEAEEGRRMACAEGSGSKSPWEELKEGCGREETVASGARKAIAKSGLQHMVTQPNPTLALRSESERQIRSTVDWSETAIYGEHIWFETSGSGDFCYVGEQNCVAKMLQKPLTRRKCAACKIVVHTPCIEQLEKINFRCKPSFRESGSRNVREPIVVRHHWVHRRRQEGKCRQCGKGFQQKFAFHSKEIVAISCSWCKQAYHSKVSCFMLQCIEEPCSLGAHAAVVVPPTWILRVRRPQNPLKSSKKKKRTSFKRKSSKKGAEEGRWKPFVIKPTPAPLMKPLLVFVNPKSGGNQGAKIIQSFMWYLNPRQVFDLSQGGPKEALEMYRKVHNLRILACGGDGTVGWILSILDQLRLNPPPPVAILPLGTGNDLARTLNWGGGYTDEPLSKILSHVEEGNIVQLDRWNLQVEPNSEVNPEEKDETATDKLPLDVFNNYFSLGFDARVTLEFHESREANPEKFNSRFRNKMFYAGTAFSDFLTGSSKDLAKHVKVVCDGTDLTPKIQDLKPQCLVFLNIPRYCAGTMPWGNPGEHHDFEPQRHDDGCIEVIGFTMTSLAALQVGGHGERLHQCREVMLTTSKAIPMQVDGEPCKLAASCIHISLRNQANMVQKTKRRNSMPLLNDQQPVPEQLRIRVNRISMHDYEALHYDKEKLKEASVPLGIIVVPGDSDLEVCRTHIERLQKEEDGAKLKTLSSQKLSPKWCFLDSTTADRFYRIDRAQEHLNYVTEISQDELFVLDPELVITHTVGTSPAIPDLVDLSSTPTGHHFAFPSSSSSPPSSPALSSEAGGCPCHEDNALIAAAKSNDFQKFRELHQAGGDLMMRDSSGQTVLHHAVKSGSKEIVKYVIENAPAEILDATEDENGETSLHQAAALRQRTICHYIVEAGASLMKTDLQGDTPKHRAEKANDPDLAAYLEHRQHYQMIQREDQETAV